Proteins encoded together in one Phyllostomus discolor isolate MPI-MPIP mPhyDis1 chromosome 6, mPhyDis1.pri.v3, whole genome shotgun sequence window:
- the LOC114500564 gene encoding olfactory receptor 1094-like: MSQLTSNFDLRKIHTKNVTEVTMFILTGFTGNFEVQVLLFLLFLAIYLFTLIGNLGMVILVTMDSRLHNPMYYFLSVLSILDACYSSVVTPKMLVNFLGENKAISYFGCVAQMFFFVTFGTTECFLLAAMAYDRYVAIYNPLLYSVSMSPRVYVPLIIASYIGGILNASIQTVATFSLFFCASNEIRHVFCDVPPLLAIACSDTHTNQLLLFYLVGSIEVVTVLIVLISYGLILLAILKMHSAEGWKKVFSTCGSHLTGVSIYHGTILFMYVRPSSSHALDHDMIVSTFYTIVIPMLNPIIYSLRNKDVKEAMKRVFGKNGFFKKVSFYS; the protein is encoded by the coding sequence atgtcacaGTTGACTTCAAATTTTGATTTACGCAAGATTCACACTAAAAATGTCACTGAGGTCACTATGTTTATACTGACAGGATTCACAGGCAATTTTGAGGTGCAAGTCCTTCTGTTTTTACTCTTTCTAGCTATCTATCTTTTCACTCTGATAGGCAATTTGGGAATGGTCATATTGGTCACTATGGACTCTCGGCTGCACAACCCTATGTACTATTTTCTGAGTGTGTTGTCCATTTTGGATGCCTGTTATTCTTCAGTGGTTACACCCAAAATGTTGGTCAATTTCCTGGGTGAAAACAAAGCCATTTCTTATTTTGGGTGTGTAgcacaaatgtttttctttgttacatTTGGGACCACCGAGTGCTTCCTCTTGGCAGCAATGGCATATGATCGCTATGTGGCAATCTACAACCCTCTCCTGTATTCAGTCAGCATGTCACCCAGAGTCTACGTGCCACTCATCATTGCTTCCTACATTGGAGGCATTTTAAATGCCTCTATACAAACAGTGGCCACATTTAGCCTATTCTTCTGTGCCTCCAATGAAATCAGACATGTCTTTTGTGATGTCCCTCCTCTCCTTGCTATTGCCTGTTCTGACACTCACACAAACCAGCTTCTACTCTTCTACTTGGTGGGCTCCATTGAGGTGGTCACTGTCCTGATTGTCCTGATCTCCTATGGTTTAATTCTCTTGGCTATTCTGAAGATGCATTCTGCTGAGGGGTGGAAGAAAGTGTTCTCTACATGTGGCTCTCACCTAACTGGAGTGTCAATTTATCATGGAACCATTCTCTTCATGTACGTGAGACCAAGCTCCAGCCACGCTTTGGaccatgacatgatagtgtcaaCATTTTACACCATCGTGATTCCCATGCTGAATCCCATCatctacagtctgaggaacaaAGATGTGAAAGAGGCAATGAAAAGAGTGTTTGGGAAAAATGGTTTTTTCAAGAAAGTATCTTTTTACAGttaa